From the Argentina anserina chromosome 3, drPotAnse1.1, whole genome shotgun sequence genome, the window ACGTTCAATTGCCTATTCTCCCATCAAAGACGTCATTGGTCATTTGGCCTTTGCACCACCTTCAATCCTTTTCGATGATAGTACAGGTTCTGAAAGAGACCAAACTGAGTATTCCGGCAACGTTTACAACTTTATCATCATTCACCTTTCCTCTAAGTCTCTAACAAAATATCCTATACATCAATGTTATTTCAGTACGTCTTAGGAGACATTTTAACTTAAGCAGTCCAGTTTGATAGAAGGGTTCTGGGGCCAACTAGGCTACTCGCTTAGAATTTTGTtgcattttcttgtttttgttgttgttgcattGTATTGTTACATGAGGTGATTGtgtaaatcaattatttaaaataaaaagaaaacaaacttGTTATATAATAGTATTTTATAAAATTGACAATTAGACATGATTGATATATTGCATTTGGAGTATCACTAGCATCTGACATGCCTCCACATAGAGATATTGGTCGCAATTTTTGTATATTAGAGATGGGAAAGGTTAATTCTTAGAAGAATGGAAAAAATGTACCGTAATCATCAAACTTTTCAACTTATAATATGTTGAAATATTGATCATTCCGGTGTTTCCATCCAATCGTTGTTAACAATTTTAACTTGCTAAGATGTGTAGCGGCTACATAGACTGTGCAGTTGGTTTAAGGCAAATATTTTATTGATATTCAGAATACATGCATGGGATAAGCTACATGCATATTCTCCgatcataaaaaaaactacatgcatatttttgaattttctCCAATATCTGGGTTTGGTGGCAGCgttgttttatatttttatgacttaaataCAAGTACGTAGTTGGCCCTGACACAAGTAATAATCTCGGAGTCTTAGAGCTTTATAGTTTATAGAGAAGGTCGGAACAAcatgaaattttcattttgaatGCGTGTGTTATAGATGTGATTGTTAGGTAGCCAATAACATTTGATGTCTCGAGTCACGCCATAAGTCTCTCAATCTAACCCAAATCCTAACGCAGGCACATACCTGGTAACCACAACCAATGTAAGAAGCATGTCATTCATAACATGAAATGAGTTAGATTCATACCTAATTGATTAGAGTTGTGCATGAGGAACAGGCGTGCTTGAGAGTGTTAGCTGAAGCTTCAAGCTAACATGTATTTATTGATCATGGCAGCAGAttacaaatatgaaaatgcCCATGTCATCTGAATTTCGAAAGAATGTTGTTCACTTAATTGAAACTGGAGGTGAAATTTGATGTCATAAGATTCATATCTGAATCAAGAAGCATAGAAATGATAGCATGTAAGAATATATAGAGTGACTGCGCCATTAGAGCAAACCAAAGTCTGCAGAGACGGCATAAATAACAACAAATTAAGCAAACAACAATGTATTGGCATATgttgataagttgattgtACATTTAATTGAATGGGTTACTCAGTCAACTTTATAATTGGAATGTTTTACTTTTCATGCTTGAGAATGATTTGAGTTGTTACAGGTATAGCTCTAATTCACTACATTAATGTTGAACAGAAAATTATGTATTCATTCTTTTCACAACATCCCTTCAAATTTTAGCAAatagtaaataaattttacccTAACCAAAAATGTAATATTGGCGGACATATTCTATTTGGGGTGGGTACAACGGCGGATCTAGAAAACATACTCTAGGGggacttgaattttttttcatgactGATAGTGATACAAAAAATATAGCGTTTGTTAAAAATTTAACTATAATATACTAAATATATACTTTATCggtttgaaaataaaaatacatccAACATATCTATTAAATCATCGATTATGaacataatttttttggaATTGAGCATAGAACTTAATCAAAATTAACACCaaaataagaaatttattCTTGTAAGGACTAAAAACACCAATGGAGTAAAGTAAAAATACATCTACATGTAAAGAGATAGATATGAAGTAAATAGAAATTAGATCCTAGATTTGCATTTGAGGAGAATTGAACTTGGGTGAGCTAGGTGCTCAATAAAACAACAAACCAAAGCTGCAAGACTACAATATGTGGTGGTATCATCCATCATTAGCAATTTTTCTTGAAATTCTTGGGTGGACTTGAGTCCCCCCAACCTTGCACCTAGGTCCGCGCCTGGGTGGGTAGAAATAGGAGAGGCGGTTAGGGTCGTTTATATTCTAAGACTAAAATCTTTTGTAGAATTTTCTCACTACTATAACGGTGTAATTAAAGATACAATCCTAAATAGTGGATTCATAATGAAATCAACCGTTAATTAAACAAGTCCCTTAAACTATAGTTTACAATTTTCCACAATTTGAGATACCTACCAAACATAGAGTTGAATAATTTAGAGCTCTAATCAATTCAtattttcagtttcccaaAACGGCAGGTTTCATTTCCTATCTTCATCTCAATATGGTTAGGACTAAACagcttctaattttttttttggcatcaTTGGAGATTTAGCTCTTACTCTTTAGTATCCTCCAATATTTTAGTCCACTACGATTTGTGAAGAGTAATTTGTACCTTTTAATGATTTGTTCAGCTTCATTTTTATTAAGAAAACACGATCAACTAGAAGTCTAGAGCATTGAAGCTAGGTTTAGTTCCAATTTTCATCCAAGTTTATTAACATGACATTTTTCGTCTAAACGTGTGGTCATAGGTTCATGTGAACATGACTCGCAAGTCACAAGTTCAGAACCGTGATAACCTGACAGCCATCTCATCCCTATTTAGATACTCCCGCTAATTGAGTCACGACTCATGACCCATACCAATTTCATGACTAAATTACTTGATCTCATCTTCAAGACCCATTAAAGTTTTGCAGTTGTGTATGTGGTAAGGACAAAAAAAGATGAGCAGAAACCTGATCCTGGGTTTTAATAATCAATACTATGCTTGATAGACATCCCTCATATTGGCAACAGAACTCTGAATCCCTCATATTGGCAACAGAACTCTGAATCAGATAAATAGACGTTTGCTACCTCCACAAACTTTGTGCGTCGAACAAATGCAGTTTCAAAGGACCAGAGATCGATATTCTTTTCATCCATCTCTAAACTCTTTCCAAAAACTTCCCAATCCAAATTTCCATAGAGAATGAGATCAAATCCAACACTTAAGGATAAATAGGCAACCAACTAATAGTGAAAACATTGGACTTCAAATTCTtgataaacaaaaaattttCCAACATGAAACACACTAGTACATGATAAAATTCTATTGTCAAAAATATCCAGTGCCAAACAGCACAACCAAATAAACAGACTATGTAAAATGTAAAATCAACTCTACTTCTCCTTGGAGGCAGTTGCAGCAGCTTGTCCTCTGAGTCTACCGGTTCTCCTGGCAGCAATGAGACCAACCTTCTGCCCAGGAGGAGCATCACGCCTGACTGTGCTAGCATGTCCAATATGCTGGTGGTTACCTCCTCCATGGGGATGCTCAACTGGATTCATAGCCACACCACGCACCTTAGGCCAGCAGTTTCTCTTCACCCTGAACTTGTGGTATGCATTACCAGCCTTGAGCATAGGCTTCTCAGTTCTACCACCACCGGCAACCTGTCCAATCATAGCACGGCACCCACTTGGAACAATCTTCTTGGCACCAGATGGAAGCTTGATCCTGCAAAAACACAAACATACAAATTAGACAAACATTCCAACCCCGATTCAAATCGGAATTAACAAACATGGAGCCAACAGGAAAGCAACGATCATGCATCCAAATATCGGCTCAATAATTCGGGGGAAAACTTACAAGTAAACGAGACCAAACCAATAAATTGCTTGTTTCTAAGACTATAATCTAACAGTAACATTGAACTGTAAAGAAACATTTGGACTATGAACCCCTAACATATTTGCAACCATTATGATGGCAAACTCGCAATTGAAAGAttatgaattacaacatgaataataaacataaattGCGAAACAACACAACTGAGCTTCTGATCAGCAACGACAACAATGCCACAGATCATCATTGAATATATACACTTTTCGACAATCAAACAGTCACACTTCCACACTCAAATCCCTCGCTAATAGTTCAATCAGCTATTCCTAAACCCTAAGAGCTACTCATATCAGTGTATCATACAAAAGAATTAAACTTTCAGCTTAAAACACAATCTTCTCTACAATTCGCAGCATAATATGATCGAAATCGAAAGCcgaaaaatcaaagcaaactGATGCGCACCTGGAAGTATCGTTATCAGGATTGTGGCTGATAACAACAGCGTAGTCACCAGAAGCCCTAGCGAGAGTCCCACGGTCGCCGACGTGGTGCTCGACGTTGCAGACGACGGCTCCCTCGGGGATAGATCTGAGCGGCAACACGTTCCCGACGACCAAGTTCGCCTTCTTACCGCAGTAAATGAACTGACCGGTGTAGATTCCCTCGGCGGCGACGAAGAGCTCGTTCTGCTTCTTGTACCTGAAAGGATGACGGAAGCTGACGCGAGCGAGCGGGGCTCCACGGCCGGGGTCGTGGATGATGTCGGTGACGACGCCCTTGAGGTAGCCGTTGCGCTCGCCGAAGTCGAGGGAGCGGAAGCGGGCGGGGCCCTTGCGGTGGTGGGTGTGGGACTTGAAGACGGAGCCGGCACCCTTACGCTGAGCTCTGATGACCCgtcccatctctctctctctctctctctggttcGCTGCGGCTCTGAGATTAGGTTCTGAAAACCCTAAAAATGAATATTTATAGTGGGGAAGAGTTAGAGACGGCTTGCCTCCGAAACCCTAGCGGGTCGAAATGATAAATGGACCGGACTGGGCTGGTTTGGGCTTATTGTCTTAGCTCCAATTGTATTGTTGACAATCTTtgtttaaattttcatttattttcattttcatagtTTCGTACATAGTCCTTAATGATTTTACGAACAAATTAACACCTTTTAAAGAGGGCTCGGGTGGTTGATAATTGGTAAGCAAGAGAAACTCACATTACAAAAGTTTTATTGATGGGACAATAGAGATAAGTTGTTAGCTCATATCTTAGAGTGTCGAAATTTTCTCGACTTCTCAGGTTTTTGTGATAAATGAACATGTTTTtctctatataatatataatgttGTTAGAATTACATGAGGATATggaatttgaattctataaacttttttttttcaatgctCGTTGTTTTACTCTATTGTTTTGTTGTTCTTATTGAGATatgtaaaaaacaaaactatcAAAAAGAGGTGTCATCCCTCGGTTATCAAAAATCAATCGAGACCGGTCTGCATCAATATAATTGCAAAAGCAAGTCTGCTACCAAGTTATTATAGGGATTGCCTCTCCTTTTCAAGATCTTTCAACATACATGTCAGGTGGGGTACCCCATACATCAAACTTGAAATTATGAAACCCTAAGTTACCATTGTGCAAGGATGCATGAGAAATCGATCAGGCACTTCAAAAGGACTCAATGCTGCTTTATTGTATATTCACCGAAAGCTTGTTCCCGGAAAGGTTTTGTACAATTTATTCAATGTTCTTGAGTGCCATATATGGCTCATAGCTTTGGTGTGGTTCGGTGATGATGCAAGTCGATCCTTGGACATGTGGTCTTGACAGTAAACCCAAGACCACCTAGATATGACTCATAATTTGTTGAGATATACGAATATAAATAGTACACACTCCTCCGTACTAAATATTAACTATTATACTCAATGTTATAAATATTTAGATATATCGGAAATATAtcattaatttttaaattCCAATAGAATAAGTGACATATCGtctcaaatatcggtcaatgTAAAATATCGAGTCAAACCCAGTTTGATCCGATATttcggtgattttttttaaaagagatgatgtcattttgataattttgcgTCGACTTACGCCCTTCGCTGCTTCAAATAATCAAATGTGAACTTTTATTGatatgagaagaagagagactGAGAGAGCAACCGAGCTATATGAGCATAGAAATTGACCCGTTCGGCCATTCACCCGTTTGAAAAAGTCTCGTTGCCTCGTTGGAATTGAAGGTGGTGCCGTGTGCAGGGATCAATTGTGGGTGCATTGCCTGAATTTGAGTACAACAGGAACCTTGGGATCTTTCAAATATTGGCTTGGTTTAGGAGTTTTTGATTGTTATTTGATCTAAAAGTCTCGTTGGAACTGAAGGCGGTGTCATGTGCAGGGGTAGAATGTGGGTGGATTGCCTGTATCGGAGTACACTAGGAACCTTGGGATCTTTCGAGTATTGAATTAGTTTAGGAGGTTCTGATTGTTGAATTTGTTGTTTGAACTTTTATCATTAGTCTTGTTGTTTGATGGGTGCATGATGAACTCGATTATTTTGtagtttgttgtttttgtgataGAATTTGTTTGGCCTTAATGCCTGTGCGGCTGTGCCTATGAAACTAGAACTTGCAGTGATCAATAGTAATGGTTGACGTTTGGATTTCTATGACGGTTGATGTTAAATGTATGAATCAGTGTTAGACTGTTAGTTGATGTTAATCATGTTATATAGCCATATAGGCACCTCACTGACCTCGGAATTGTACTTGCTAAGTATGGAgtctaaaaaagaaaatagtttGGCAGATTAGTCAGGTTAGCATTACCATTAACTTTTCTTTGAAAATTGAGATGGTTAGGGAGGTTAGCTTCTTCCGTGACTAGAGTGGTACTGTGGTAGACACCGTAGACTACTGTATAGACAGTATTCACGATGATATCTTATGTTATTCTTTGCTAGAGTTAAAATACATATACATAATGTATAAATGTATTATAGATTttaaagtatatatatgtttataaatatattaaatttaattaaaatttaataaatccaATATATTTCGATATATCCATgatatattcttattttacaaaaatgaTACAATGTGGTAACCATTATTTAGACCATTAATTATAGTGGACAATAAAACTCAATTTATCACATAAGCATTTGATATACACTCATGACCAGACTTAAGAAGAATATCACCCCCAATAATTAACACTGTACACCAAATTCGTTAGCATATATGCAGTGCCAACCCTTCTTATTATATTGACGGCAAGAATTAATGAACTTCCGTACGCATTAATCGAGCTGGTACATAAAAATCATCTTAGTCAATCAGTTTGGTATCTTTGCACCTAAAGTCAAAGTTAGATGAATGTCCACTCACCATTACTTAGGCATTTAGGACATATCTAGCAGCCTCATTTTGAAGGAACGACTAG encodes:
- the LOC126786201 gene encoding 60S ribosomal protein L8-3 — its product is MGRVIRAQRKGAGSVFKSHTHHRKGPARFRSLDFGERNGYLKGVVTDIIHDPGRGAPLARVSFRHPFRYKKQNELFVAAEGIYTGQFIYCGKKANLVVGNVLPLRSIPEGAVVCNVEHHVGDRGTLARASGDYAVVISHNPDNDTSRIKLPSGAKKIVPSGCRAMIGQVAGGGRTEKPMLKAGNAYHKFRVKRNCWPKVRGVAMNPVEHPHGGGNHQHIGHASTVRRDAPPGQKVGLIAARRTGRLRGQAAATASKEK